From a single Paenibacillus sp. FSL R5-0345 genomic region:
- a CDS encoding TetR/AcrR family transcriptional regulator: protein MNKESSVSKLPKVDRRILKTQEALKTAVIDLMSVKKFDDITLQELSDKTNVSRGTIYLHYMDKYDLLNKLIENHIYELREKCEVASDLDFVTGSVIWTEYFESNYAFFSMMLASKGAPFFRNRFLEFLIEEFKDEVDITKGKNEGLNKDLIVQFLASSYVGVVEWWFKNERPVTYLELAAQLGALLERNCTNNPSS from the coding sequence ATGAATAAAGAAAGTTCGGTGAGCAAATTACCTAAAGTTGATCGAAGAATCCTTAAAACACAGGAAGCCTTGAAGACAGCTGTAATTGACCTAATGTCCGTGAAAAAATTTGACGATATAACCCTACAGGAACTCTCAGATAAAACAAACGTGAGTCGTGGTACCATTTACCTTCACTACATGGATAAATATGATCTACTTAATAAACTTATAGAGAACCATATCTATGAACTTCGTGAAAAATGTGAAGTAGCATCTGATTTGGATTTTGTAACGGGATCTGTGATTTGGACGGAATATTTTGAGAGTAACTATGCATTTTTCTCCATGATGTTGGCTAGTAAAGGAGCACCTTTCTTCCGGAATCGCTTTCTAGAATTTCTAATCGAAGAGTTTAAAGACGAAGTGGATATCACAAAAGGTAAAAACGAAGGCTTAAATAAAGATCTAATCGTACAATTTCTAGCTTCTTCTTATGTGGGTGTCGTTGAATGGTGGTTTAAGAATGAAAGACCTGTAACTTATCTAGAATTAGCAGCGCAACTGGGAGCCTTGTTGGAAAGGAATTGTACAAATAACCCCTCATCCTAA
- a CDS encoding GNAT family N-acetyltransferase: MDIIIRQEKIEDNNEVYHVVQKAFEKADYSDQDEHNLINRLRTSAKFIPELSLVAEYDNEIVGHILFTEIKVGDQTLIALAPVAVLPEMQSKGIGKLLITEGHRIGKQLGYKGAVVLGHDKYYPKFGYTKASQYGIEAPFEVSDDNFMAVELVDGGLSDVHGVVEYAKEFF; the protein is encoded by the coding sequence ATGGACATAATCATTAGACAAGAAAAAATTGAAGATAATAACGAAGTGTACCATGTAGTCCAAAAAGCATTTGAGAAGGCAGATTACTCAGACCAGGATGAACACAACTTAATAAATAGACTTAGAACATCAGCGAAGTTTATTCCGGAGTTGTCACTTGTAGCTGAATACGATAATGAAATCGTAGGACATATTCTTTTTACAGAGATAAAAGTGGGGGACCAGACTCTGATTGCGCTAGCACCTGTTGCTGTATTACCAGAAATGCAAAGCAAGGGTATAGGGAAGCTGCTCATTACTGAAGGGCACAGAATCGGAAAACAGCTTGGCTATAAGGGCGCTGTTGTTTTAGGTCATGATAAGTATTATCCGAAGTTTGGTTATACAAAGGCTAGTCAATATGGAATAGAGGCACCCTTTGAAGTTTCTGACGATAATTTCATGGCCGTTGAGCTTGTAGATGGCGGTCTTTCAGATGTCCATGGTGTTGTAGAATATGCTAAAGAATTTTTTTGA
- a CDS encoding BclA C-terminal domain-containing protein has product MGQNACWDNLLGGTNISFPGPPQVLSAGITINGSNDVITFANAGTYFISYQVNTTAGVLLNTRLMINGAQAAGSVVSPVSVQFFGAVGGVTLNWGRFNRSSTKYHPFKLILILW; this is encoded by the coding sequence ATGGGGCAGAACGCTTGCTGGGATAATTTGTTGGGAGGAACTAATATATCCTTCCCTGGACCACCACAAGTACTCAGCGCTGGTATCACTATCAATGGAAGCAACGATGTTATCACTTTCGCCAACGCAGGAACCTATTTTATCTCCTACCAGGTAAATACAACCGCTGGAGTACTGCTTAACACACGTTTAATGATCAATGGGGCCCAAGCAGCTGGTTCGGTAGTTTCGCCTGTCAGCGTTCAGTTTTTTGGAGCCGTTGGTGGTGTGACTTTGAACTGGGGGAGGTTCAACCGGAGCAGCACTAAATATCATCCGTTTAAATTAATTTTAATTCTTTGGTGA
- a CDS encoding M20 metallopeptidase family protein, producing MTVDPVFAIHQNSNIAEMMHYAGQLQDEMIEYRRDLHAHPELLYDVVRTSNKVAELLEEWGITVRRNVGKHFGMGVVGLLQGLADNGNSGPTLLLRADMDALPIQESNELPYKSVNDGIMHACGHDAHTAMLLGAARTLAAFRERLIGTIIFVFQPAEEGAVKSPLDGRLLSGGRDLIEDNLLEGVDYAYALHVMPELPVGMLGIHPHDAMAASSHFKVEFQGTSGHHSAPHRAVDAIQMAARYIGEINGMMANRIDPQEAAVLAFGTLQAGTAVNVIAEHSVLTGTFRAFTKTTVAAITNGLQRHASAIAESYGGKYKLELREGIAVVNNAEAVQQVLHAARAVLGEDQVILLEQPSLAGEDFGWYLEKVPGAFAFIGCGNKEKGILHSIHQPQFNIDEAMLGHGASILVRLAIQHNGSAISEKT from the coding sequence TTGACGGTTGATCCAGTATTCGCAATCCACCAAAACTCGAATATTGCGGAGATGATGCATTACGCCGGCCAGCTGCAGGATGAAATGATTGAATACCGTCGTGATTTGCATGCCCATCCGGAGCTACTGTATGATGTCGTCCGCACTTCTAATAAAGTAGCAGAATTGTTGGAGGAGTGGGGGATCACAGTACGGAGAAATGTCGGCAAACATTTCGGAATGGGAGTGGTCGGCCTTCTGCAAGGCTTAGCAGACAATGGCAATAGTGGGCCCACTCTTCTTCTAAGGGCAGATATGGATGCCCTGCCGATACAAGAGTCCAATGAGTTGCCTTACAAGTCAGTCAATGACGGCATCATGCACGCCTGTGGCCATGATGCCCATACCGCTATGCTGTTGGGGGCTGCCCGAACCCTGGCAGCCTTCCGCGAACGATTGATTGGCACGATCATTTTCGTCTTTCAACCAGCTGAGGAAGGCGCTGTCAAGAGTCCTCTTGATGGAAGATTACTCTCGGGTGGCCGCGATCTCATTGAGGATAACTTGCTGGAAGGTGTCGACTATGCCTACGCGCTACATGTCATGCCAGAGCTTCCAGTCGGAATGCTTGGCATTCACCCTCATGATGCCATGGCAGCATCCAGTCACTTTAAGGTGGAATTTCAGGGGACATCCGGTCATCATAGTGCTCCGCACAGAGCTGTAGATGCGATCCAGATGGCGGCACGATATATAGGAGAGATTAACGGAATGATGGCTAATCGAATCGATCCGCAGGAGGCGGCGGTGTTGGCCTTCGGAACGTTGCAGGCTGGTACTGCTGTTAATGTGATCGCTGAACACAGTGTACTGACAGGAACGTTCAGAGCATTTACCAAGACGACGGTAGCTGCAATTACAAATGGTTTACAACGTCATGCTTCAGCTATAGCTGAGTCTTACGGAGGGAAATACAAGCTGGAGCTACGTGAGGGAATTGCAGTAGTGAACAATGCGGAAGCGGTGCAGCAGGTGCTTCATGCAGCCCGTGCAGTTCTAGGAGAGGATCAGGTAATACTTCTGGAGCAGCCAAGTCTGGCTGGTGAGGATTTTGGTTGGTATCTTGAAAAAGTTCCTGGTGCCTTCGCCTTTATTGGTTGCGGCAATAAGGAGAAGGGAATTCTCCATTCTATCCATCAGCCACAGTTTAATATCGATGAAGCGATGCTAGGTCATGGTGCGAGTATACTGGTTAGACTCGCAATACAACATAATGGCTCGGCCATCAGTGAAAAAACGTAA
- a CDS encoding DUF3502 domain-containing protein produces MTQTDKSGQYAPGVAWELGNQFLNYVWNSEATDKWEQFKKFNEGAKSSPALGFTFDSEPVKSEVGALANVLREYQKMLETGSVDLDKELPKYIAAQKSAGLDKVIAEKQKQLNEFLASQK; encoded by the coding sequence ATGACGCAAACTGACAAATCAGGACAGTACGCGCCAGGTGTTGCTTGGGAGCTGGGTAATCAATTCCTGAACTATGTCTGGAACTCAGAGGCAACAGACAAGTGGGAGCAATTCAAAAAATTCAATGAAGGCGCCAAATCGTCACCGGCCCTTGGCTTCACATTTGACAGCGAACCAGTCAAATCAGAGGTGGGGGCACTTGCAAACGTTTTAAGAGAATATCAAAAGATGCTTGAGACGGGGTCGGTCGATCTGGACAAAGAGTTGCCTAAGTATATCGCTGCCCAAAAATCAGCCGGCCTCGACAAAGTCATCGCTGAGAAGCAAAAACAGCTTAACGAATTCCTTGCAAGCCAGAAATAA
- a CDS encoding GIY-YIG nuclease family protein, with protein MDMNKRKELIEEYKQIKIYMGVAQIKNQINGKIFIDSYPNLKNKWLTLQMQLDSGRFANAQLQKDWKEFGADAFTYEVLEQKEIDKVTDMRWERMKILKPWLEKLQPYGDRGYNKPRID; from the coding sequence ATGGATATGAATAAACGCAAAGAGCTGATCGAGGAGTACAAACAAATTAAGATTTATATGGGTGTTGCTCAAATCAAAAACCAAATCAACGGCAAAATATTTATCGATAGCTATCCTAATTTGAAAAACAAATGGCTTACCCTGCAAATGCAGCTGGATTCAGGGAGATTTGCAAATGCCCAGCTCCAGAAGGATTGGAAAGAATTTGGTGCCGATGCGTTCACGTATGAGGTACTGGAACAGAAGGAAATAGATAAGGTAACAGATATGCGCTGGGAACGGATGAAAATTCTAAAACCATGGTTAGAGAAGTTACAGCCATACGGAGATAGAGGATATAATAAACCACGAATTGACTAA
- a CDS encoding Gfo/Idh/MocA family protein has product MRKVKVGIVGCGNISSIYFENLNGTFVNTEVYACSDLDKGRAEQAAEKYGVPHVWTTEQLLASEEVEIVVNLTTPNFHFDVCKQALLAGKHVYVEKPLSLSLENGTELVRLAKEKNLFLGCAPDTFLGGGLQTCSKLIADGYIGQPVAATAFMLCHGHESWHPDPEFYYKAGGGPMFDMGPYYLTALVSLLGPAKTVCGITKTSFAQRTITSEKKFGKVIDVEVPTHVAGTIEFDSGAVATMITSFDTWHSTLPRIEIYGSQGTLIVPDPNNFGGPILLRPAHSPEFQEIPLIYNYADNSRGIGVADMARCIDTGETPRANGELANHVLEIMHAFHTSSDSKRYAELVTSCEQPKPLPLGLVKGYLG; this is encoded by the coding sequence TTGCGCAAAGTGAAGGTAGGTATAGTCGGCTGCGGAAACATCAGCAGCATTTATTTTGAAAATTTGAACGGTACCTTTGTTAATACTGAGGTGTATGCTTGTTCCGACTTAGATAAAGGTAGAGCAGAGCAGGCAGCGGAGAAATATGGAGTTCCTCATGTGTGGACGACAGAGCAATTACTTGCTTCGGAAGAGGTTGAAATTGTTGTTAATTTGACAACGCCTAATTTTCATTTTGATGTGTGCAAACAAGCCTTGTTAGCCGGTAAGCATGTGTATGTGGAAAAGCCATTATCCCTTTCCCTAGAAAATGGCACCGAGCTAGTTCGCCTGGCGAAGGAAAAGAATCTGTTCCTCGGTTGCGCGCCAGATACTTTCCTAGGAGGCGGACTGCAAACCTGCAGCAAGCTGATTGCGGACGGTTATATCGGACAACCGGTGGCAGCAACAGCCTTTATGCTCTGTCATGGACATGAAAGCTGGCATCCAGATCCGGAATTTTATTATAAAGCCGGTGGCGGACCGATGTTTGACATGGGACCCTACTATCTAACTGCCCTAGTGTCTTTGCTGGGCCCAGCTAAAACTGTATGCGGCATCACTAAAACTTCCTTTGCCCAAAGAACAATTACTAGCGAAAAGAAGTTTGGTAAAGTCATTGATGTAGAGGTGCCTACACATGTTGCCGGAACAATTGAGTTTGACAGTGGTGCTGTGGCAACTATGATCACCAGCTTCGATACTTGGCATAGCACATTGCCGAGAATCGAGATCTACGGATCGCAAGGAACTTTGATCGTACCGGACCCTAATAACTTTGGAGGGCCGATCCTTCTACGTCCGGCACACAGCCCGGAATTCCAGGAGATTCCGCTTATCTATAACTATGCAGATAATAGTAGAGGCATAGGCGTAGCAGACATGGCCCGTTGTATCGACACAGGGGAAACACCGCGTGCAAACGGAGAACTCGCCAATCACGTACTTGAGATTATGCATGCGTTCCATACAAGTTCAGATTCTAAGCGGTATGCGGAGCTGGTCACCAGCTGCGAGCAACCCAAACCACTGCCGCTTGGCTTAGTTAAAGGATATTTAGGATAG
- a CDS encoding LLM class flavin-dependent oxidoreductase, with product MEQYRINADKGLEFGLYTLGDHLANPETGSRISAKQRIREIIDLAQLAEQAGIDFFSVGESHQEYFATQAHTVVLSAIAQATEKMKIGSSSTIISTSDPVRVYEDFATIDLISNGRAEIIAGRASRVGLYELLGYDLNDYEELFEEKFDLLLKINENEVMNWKGEFRNPLKNARILPRPEGNLPIWRAVGGTSASAIKAGIAGVPMFLAHLGGPAVLFKRSIDAYREAASQNGFDPSKLPVATAGFFYADETTQKAQRAYYPYINEGMKLTNGRGFPKQAFAQGADPRDVMNIGSPQEIIEKILYQHELFGHQRYIAQMDFGGVPFENLMKNIDLIGSEILPAIKKYTAKK from the coding sequence ATGGAACAATATCGGATCAATGCAGACAAAGGCTTAGAGTTTGGACTTTATACATTAGGTGATCATCTAGCGAACCCTGAAACTGGGAGCCGAATATCTGCCAAACAACGCATACGTGAAATTATTGACTTGGCTCAATTAGCGGAGCAAGCAGGAATTGATTTTTTTAGTGTTGGAGAGAGTCATCAAGAGTATTTTGCTACTCAGGCGCATACTGTTGTGCTGTCAGCTATTGCACAGGCTACTGAGAAAATGAAAATAGGTAGCTCATCTACGATTATAAGCACCTCTGATCCGGTTAGGGTGTACGAAGATTTCGCTACAATTGATTTGATTTCAAATGGTCGAGCTGAAATAATAGCTGGCCGTGCCTCTAGAGTGGGGTTATATGAATTATTGGGCTATGATCTTAATGATTATGAGGAATTATTTGAAGAAAAATTCGACTTGTTATTAAAGATAAATGAAAACGAAGTTATGAATTGGAAGGGAGAATTTCGTAACCCTCTCAAGAATGCAAGAATCCTCCCCCGTCCTGAGGGAAACTTACCGATATGGAGAGCTGTAGGGGGAACTTCTGCCAGTGCGATCAAAGCAGGCATTGCAGGTGTTCCTATGTTTTTGGCCCATTTAGGGGGTCCCGCAGTCTTGTTTAAAAGATCCATCGATGCTTATCGTGAAGCTGCAAGCCAGAACGGATTCGATCCGTCGAAGCTGCCTGTAGCGACTGCTGGATTCTTTTACGCGGATGAAACTACACAAAAGGCACAAAGAGCCTATTATCCATATATAAACGAAGGAATGAAATTAACCAATGGACGTGGTTTTCCTAAACAGGCGTTTGCTCAAGGAGCCGATCCCCGCGATGTTATGAATATTGGCAGCCCACAGGAAATCATTGAGAAAATTCTATATCAACATGAACTCTTCGGCCATCAACGATATATCGCACAAATGGATTTTGGTGGCGTACCTTTTGAAAACTTAATGAAAAACATAGATTTAATCGGTTCTGAAATTCTACCCGCTATTAAAAAATATACGGCAAAAAAATAA
- a CDS encoding helix-turn-helix domain-containing protein has translation MAIHVGNSRPYLSRKVKKKLGLDLSDFIKQCKLEEDKDLLAFSDRSISEISTYLCFSSQSHFQKSFKDKYGITPLMFRKSELHQTQKE, from the coding sequence GTGGCCATACATGTGGGCAATAGTCGACCCTATCTATCACGAAAAGTTAAAAAGAAACTGGGCCTTGATTTAAGCGATTTTATTAAACAATGCAAGCTAGAAGAAGACAAAGATCTGCTGGCATTCTCCGACAGAAGTATTAGTGAAATAAGCACATACCTATGTTTCTCCAGTCAAAGTCATTTCCAGAAATCGTTTAAAGATAAATATGGGATTACACCGCTAATGTTCCGAAAATCAGAGCTTCATCAGACCCAAAAAGAGTAG
- a CDS encoding ThuA domain-containing protein: MTKKALIVKGGWDGHEPNEVAAIFADILEAEGFEVEVSDTLDSFNNAEKLADLSLIVPVWTMGEISNDQVSSVLKAVASGVGIAGCHGGMCDSFRNNTDWQFLTGSQWVAHPFNDGVEYEVNIVHSGSSAIVEGIQDFKVKSEQYYLHVDPAVDVLATTTFVMSEGEHSANGVITMPVVYTKKWGKGKVFYNSLGHHADVFDIPEAKELMRKGFLWAAN; this comes from the coding sequence ATGACGAAGAAGGCATTAATTGTAAAAGGTGGATGGGATGGGCATGAACCTAATGAAGTAGCCGCGATATTCGCTGACATCCTTGAAGCTGAGGGTTTTGAGGTTGAAGTGTCTGATACACTTGATAGCTTCAACAATGCAGAGAAGCTTGCCGACTTAAGTCTTATTGTACCGGTGTGGACAATGGGAGAAATCAGCAATGATCAGGTATCTTCCGTTCTGAAGGCTGTAGCTTCTGGCGTAGGAATTGCCGGTTGTCATGGAGGGATGTGCGACTCCTTCCGTAACAATACAGATTGGCAATTTTTGACCGGATCTCAGTGGGTGGCGCATCCATTTAACGATGGGGTAGAGTACGAAGTCAATATAGTACACTCTGGCTCAAGCGCCATTGTGGAGGGCATCCAAGACTTTAAGGTGAAATCGGAGCAATACTATTTACATGTGGATCCGGCGGTAGATGTTTTAGCAACAACTACGTTTGTAATGAGTGAGGGTGAGCATTCAGCGAATGGTGTCATCACAATGCCTGTTGTATATACAAAGAAATGGGGAAAAGGCAAGGTTTTCTATAATTCACTTGGGCATCATGCCGATGTTTTCGATATTCCGGAAGCCAAGGAACTGATGCGAAAAGGTTTTTTATGGGCGGCTAACTAA
- a CDS encoding LLM class flavin-dependent oxidoreductase — MTKPRQLKLGALLHGVGGSTSMWRHPDAKPDASVNFELYKEWVQKAEEGKLDLIFIADGLYINEKSIPHFLNRFEPLTILSALAAVSTNIGLVGTLSTSYSEPFTVARQFGSLDVISGGRAGWNVVTSPLEGSASNYSKKEHPDHGKRYRIATEYLQVTRGLWDSWEDDAFVRDKESGVFFDPQKMHALDHQGEFFSVKGPLNIARSKQGQPVVFQAGSSEVGKNYASKEADAIFTGHETLEDAQAFYNDVKTRVASFDRNPDEVLIFPGIAPIIGDTPEEAERKYQEVAGLVTIENALNYLGRFFEHHDFSQYPLDEPFPELGELGRNSFQSGTDKIKKDAKERGLTLRQVALQSATPRSSFIGTPEQVADQIQAWFESGGADGFMIAAAVPNGLEEFIDRVVPILQERGLFRTEYESDTLRGNLGIPLPENRYSKASQPAGQI, encoded by the coding sequence ATGACCAAACCAAGACAACTGAAGCTGGGTGCACTGCTGCATGGGGTAGGAGGCAGCACGTCGATGTGGCGCCATCCAGATGCCAAACCTGATGCCAGTGTAAACTTTGAATTATACAAAGAGTGGGTACAGAAGGCAGAAGAAGGCAAGTTGGATCTGATCTTCATCGCAGACGGTCTGTACATTAATGAAAAGTCCATTCCTCATTTCCTTAACCGGTTTGAGCCGCTGACCATTCTTAGCGCACTCGCAGCCGTCAGCACTAACATCGGTTTAGTTGGTACGTTGTCTACCTCGTACAGTGAACCATTTACCGTAGCGCGTCAATTCGGTTCACTGGATGTAATCAGCGGCGGCCGGGCCGGCTGGAATGTGGTGACTTCACCTCTGGAAGGTTCTGCGTCAAATTACAGCAAAAAAGAGCATCCTGACCATGGCAAGCGCTACCGCATTGCCACCGAATATTTGCAGGTGACACGCGGACTATGGGATTCTTGGGAAGATGATGCGTTTGTACGAGACAAGGAATCAGGTGTATTCTTTGATCCGCAAAAAATGCATGCCCTGGACCATCAAGGAGAGTTCTTCTCTGTGAAGGGACCGCTGAATATTGCTCGTTCGAAACAGGGGCAGCCTGTCGTATTTCAGGCAGGATCCTCGGAAGTCGGTAAGAATTACGCCTCCAAGGAAGCAGATGCTATCTTCACTGGACACGAAACGCTAGAAGATGCCCAAGCATTCTATAACGATGTCAAGACACGGGTAGCTTCGTTTGACCGGAATCCGGATGAGGTGCTGATCTTCCCTGGAATCGCTCCAATCATCGGTGACACACCGGAGGAGGCAGAGCGCAAATACCAGGAGGTTGCTGGCCTTGTAACGATTGAGAATGCACTGAACTACTTAGGCAGATTCTTCGAGCATCATGATTTCTCGCAATATCCGCTGGATGAGCCATTCCCTGAGCTTGGCGAGTTGGGGCGCAATAGCTTCCAAAGCGGCACGGATAAAATCAAAAAGGATGCGAAGGAGAGAGGCTTGACGCTTCGACAGGTCGCCTTGCAATCGGCTACCCCACGCAGCAGCTTCATTGGCACACCAGAGCAAGTAGCTGATCAGATTCAAGCTTGGTTTGAGAGTGGCGGGGCAGATGGATTTATGATTGCGGCTGCTGTCCCTAACGGACTGGAGGAATTCATCGATCGGGTAGTTCCGATTCTCCAGGAGCGGGGTTTGTTCCGCACTGAATATGAAAGTGACACGCTACGTGGAAATCTCGGCATTCCGTTGCCGGAGAACCGCTATTCCAAAGCTTCTCAGCCAGCAGGGCAAATTTGA
- a CDS encoding NADPH-dependent FMN reductase — translation MKIVALSGSKIGSKTRIAMNYTVNSFHEKYQDAEVTLLDLAEYDVQFSDGRNYLEYEGDTKYVIQTIMEADVIVIGTPIFQASIPATLKNIFDLAPEKAFQHKVVSMLITAGSARHYLVAEQQLKPILAYMKAQIVQTYVFIEEKDFYRKEIVNDDVLFRIDRLVEDTYVLSETYAKIREAEEAKYGF, via the coding sequence ATGAAAATCGTAGCATTATCAGGGTCAAAGATAGGCTCGAAAACCAGAATCGCTATGAATTACACAGTAAATTCATTTCATGAAAAATACCAAGATGCAGAAGTTACGCTTCTAGATCTGGCGGAGTATGATGTTCAGTTCAGTGATGGTCGCAATTATCTGGAATACGAAGGGGACACTAAGTACGTAATTCAAACGATCATGGAAGCAGATGTTATCGTAATCGGAACGCCTATATTTCAAGCTTCCATCCCAGCAACACTAAAGAATATATTCGATTTAGCACCCGAAAAAGCATTTCAACACAAGGTTGTAAGTATGCTCATCACGGCAGGTTCTGCACGTCACTATCTGGTAGCTGAGCAGCAATTGAAACCGATATTGGCCTATATGAAAGCGCAAATTGTTCAAACGTATGTATTTATAGAAGAGAAGGATTTTTATCGAAAAGAAATAGTAAATGATGATGTGCTATTCCGTATAGATCGCTTAGTGGAAGATACCTATGTACTCTCTGAGACTTATGCCAAAATTCGAGAGGCTGAAGAAGCTAAATATGGTTTCTAA
- a CDS encoding AraC family transcriptional regulator, translating into MKAFHENRTYHSNFPFTVIVSDDIDFLAHWHNDLELVYVFEGSIRMGINSETRVLEAGDMAICSSGDIHYYDSKDGSSKIMMVIFNPSLIGFPGGWPLNVRLTSPFIDKCLVIREDEVAINNRLSAIMKELMREYNQKLEYHEQLIIGLLHEWSGLILRHVPLDKINPQKDKRRITNMKIMQEVLEYLDVNYMHSITLADAARQANMSLFYFSRFFKSISGMSYIAYLSNIRVNQAEQLLLTTDKSILEIALECGFTNIRTFNRVFKQIKQRTPSELR; encoded by the coding sequence ATGAAAGCTTTTCACGAAAATAGAACCTATCATTCGAATTTTCCTTTCACAGTAATAGTGTCTGATGATATAGATTTCCTAGCCCATTGGCATAATGATCTCGAATTAGTCTATGTATTCGAGGGCTCCATTCGGATGGGAATCAATTCGGAAACGCGGGTTTTGGAAGCTGGTGACATGGCTATATGTAGCAGCGGAGACATTCATTACTATGACAGCAAGGACGGCAGTTCTAAGATAATGATGGTTATTTTTAATCCTTCTTTAATCGGTTTTCCTGGAGGGTGGCCCCTGAATGTGAGACTGACCTCTCCTTTTATTGATAAGTGCTTAGTCATTAGAGAAGATGAAGTAGCTATCAACAACCGGCTTTCTGCCATTATGAAGGAGCTTATGCGCGAATATAATCAGAAGCTTGAATATCATGAACAGTTAATCATTGGCTTGTTGCACGAATGGAGTGGACTCATTTTACGGCATGTCCCTTTGGATAAAATAAATCCACAGAAAGACAAAAGGCGTATTACTAACATGAAGATTATGCAGGAGGTTCTTGAATATCTCGACGTCAACTATATGCATTCCATCACACTTGCTGACGCTGCACGCCAAGCCAATATGAGCCTCTTTTATTTCTCACGCTTCTTTAAGAGCATTTCAGGTATGAGCTATATTGCGTACCTCAGCAACATCCGGGTTAATCAGGCAGAACAACTGCTGCTGACCACAGACAAATCCATTCTGGAGATCGCACTGGAATGTGGTTTCACTAATATCCGTACCTTCAACAGAGTATTTAAACAAATTAAACAGCGGACTCCAAGTGAATTGCGTTAA